CACCCCGGCAGTTGATATGTGGAGTATAGGATGTATATTTGCAGAAATGCTTACAAAGCAGCCATTGTTTCCGGGGGATGATGTCGTCCACCAATTGGATTTGATTACTGATTTGCTTGGTTCTCCATCCACTGAAGTTATTTCAAGGGTTTGTCCTTCCCTTTTCTCAGTTGAAGTCGATAAGTTAGTTATGTATAACGAATAGCCAAATAAGTCTGATCCATTTTCCCCATATGTGTAGATTAAAAATGACAAAGCAAGAATACATTTAAGCAGCATGACGAAGAAAGCTCCTGTTCCTCTCTCTCAAAAATTTCCGGATATAGATCCGTTAGCTCTAAAATTACTTGAGAGTTTGATTGCTTTTGACCCCAAAGATCGCCCGTCTGCAGAAGAGGTAGGACTTAGAAAACATATTACAGTTGTTGCAGTTTGTGATGCAAGGTTTATTCCATTCATGTTGTACTAATACAGGCACTAGCACATCCGTACTTCCGTGGTTTAGCAAACATTGAGAATGAACCATCTGCTCGGCCTATTTCAAAATCTGAATTCGACTTTGAAAGAAGGAAACTATCAAAAGAGGATATTACAGAACTCATCTACCGGGAGGTATGAGTTGTCGATCATTCTTATCTTTCGTGGACATTCATTTTGTTCTGCCTCCGTTGTGCTACAACATTGATGTTTCCCTGGACAGATTTTAGAGTACCACCCTCAGATGTTGCAGGAGTATCTTCAAGGCACTGAACATACTAGCTTTTTGTACCCAAGGTACTGTCAATAGTTCTCTTTATGCATCCACTTGTGTGTTGCAACTACATCCCGCGCCCATACTTGAAGCAGTGTTCTTCCACTCAGTTTCAATCTGTGTCATATCTGTCATCTGGTCATGTATTAGTAGAAATTGTTGTAATGGATCAAAATGAGCTTCGAGAATATTTCCAAAATGTATCACTCGAATtgacacataatatatatacgCGTCTTCCATCAGGAGTTTGAGAATatttctctcgatcgttctgaAGTCTTCCCAATATACTAACATGAATTTTGATCTGCATTTAGTGGTGTTGATTGCTTTAAGGAGCAATTCGACTTACTTGAGGGAGATGGAAGAAATATTACGCACCATCCAAGGCGATATACCTCTTTGCCCAGGTTAGTTAACCCTGATATATGTTATTGCTTACATATAAGAGTAGTGTGAGATAAAGTTTGCTTACTCTCAAATAAACTCATCATTTTTTTTCGACAGAGAGCGTGTCTATGTTTCAATAGATGAGGAAACTGATCAACATGATGATTACGAAAGACATGTTGAAACAGTTGTTGCTCATAATCGACTTCCAAGCCAGAGAGGATCAGACGAGATCAACAGAGCTGATTCTAGTAATGAAAATGAAGGTCATAGCCAGAATGAGCTTAGTCCAACAAGCAACACAGCGCGTTGCTTAATAAGAAGTGCTAGCATTAGCTTTTCCAAGTGCATTGGGGCAGTGTGGGATGACTGTGAGGTAAGTAAGTTCGTTCTTCTCATATGTCACATTTTAATCTTTCGAAAACAACTCactcacaaaagaaagaaacactTCTCTATTGTTCGTGTTTTCTTCTTAACTCTGCATTTCTCTCCTCAGAATACAACTTACAAACGATATGTTCTCTTCTTAACTCTGCATTTCTCCTCAGGATACAACTTACAAACGATATGATAATGGGATTAGTAGATCGTCAAAGGAGCCAGCAACGTTGTATGCTTAACTTCTTTCTTCTGGCGCGGATGAGCTACTGATAGATTTCTGATTAGTAACACTTGCTAGAATGTAACAGTTTAGCTACTAAGAGGTCCAAGACCTAGCCATTTTCGTCTGTATGGCGTTCTAGATTAGTTTTATATGCTTCGATAGCTTCATCGAACACAATGAATGAGAAGAGTTCAATTTTACTACCTTTTGCAACTGTTTTCATGTATATAATCTACTCTATTTTGCTCTCCTAAAGATTTGGTAATTGTTCTTTGTCAAAATCttacttttatttgaaaacgatctctttctttctttgttttgtttttcaaaagttTGGTTCGGTGTCCAGTTTAACGATTTCGAAACTATGCTGGACGGAAGATCCaacttttattgattttttataaaaaataataataatatatacatggACATTTTAAATAGCAATTAAATCATTCATGAACAAATCAAAGTAGCAACAAATTTACAGTTCAAATAGTTATCTTCAAATATTAATTCTCAAGAAGAGctcatatgtatttttattgatGTATGTCATGTAAAAGGACCCGTCTttgattttcctcgattcttgacaaaaaataaatatggtcTTTTAAGCATAATATAAGTGTTCCATGATGAGATACACATGCACTTaacatagttttaaatttataagtgGTTTATACTTTGATTTTATCCTCATTTTATTCTTGATTCACGTTAAAAACTCGTTCTAACAACATCAAATCAAATCGAAATTGAAATGTTCGATATTGGATATCCACATTttcaaaacctaaaatagaaCGACCCATGCATTTTAGCCCAAACTCCAAAAGCCCAGCCCAACAGTATTCtctataaataaaacaaaaacacaattagGGTTTCTTCATTAGCAGATGCAAGCTAAACACCATTGtagatcttcttcttcagttttttttgaattttatttttttgaaatgaattttTAGGGCTTTGGATTGCAATACAGGGGAGAGCTTATGAATTATAGCTCTGAAATACTTACAGGTTTTCTGTGGGGTGCCCTGCAAATTCAAAGCCTAAACCAAAAAATGGCATCATAGTACGGATTTGTTGCAGTTCTAAGCATGGGTTTTTTGCTTCTGAAAGtgaattttgttcatttttttgagttaatttCCCAATTTGAACTCTTTCGTTCACAAATTCGCCTCCAAACGCCATTACATTTTACTTTTTATGAGAACTGATAATCTTTTCTGGTTGAAACTCagaaaaattatatgttttcattttgatttttcatctgGCATTCGATATCActatataaattcattgaattacCTATCGTAAAAATAGaaccatacaaataaattattgatcTCGACAAGTTAATTATTTGGGTAGTATTGTTACTCTAATAACAAAAAATGTATTTAGTATTATCAATATTGACAAGACAGGTTTAAttaacaccaatttttttttttaattttcacatATCAATGTTTTATTCCAAGACGCAGAAGTTTTACTAGTAATAATCAAATGTGGAATTCAGTTCTAATTCAATAGAATTTgcttaaataacatatttataataaatatatacaaatattaaaagttaaaattcagATATTATTTCGTGTCTAATTTTTCAAGGGGAATAAAAAATTTTTTTCAATGGATTAAGTGATTATCACTTAACTACGATAATAACACCTGATTAAGTTTAGATTTAgaatttcaataattattaaTGTGTGACATTACGTATTTATCTATCAACGAATCAATTGTGAAAGTATGTCTTGTATAACGTTTAGGAGACGTACAAGATTTCATTTACTAATTAAgttcatttataattttttatttttttaaacaaaaaatttgaaaagatccaaataaataatattggtAGAAGAATAACATCATTTAAACTTATTTATTGCGCTGTATTACCCAAAATAAGTCACGTTTTAACTTTTGTCTCTCTATAGACGCGTCTTTCTCTTTTCGCAACAAAATATAATCTTTATTGATatctttattttgtaaattttgtcaAGAATTTTTTTGCCATGACTTTTTTAATgtattgatgtatatatatatataaaaaaaacgatcttgatttttgagtggaaatactaaacaaatttaaaatcaacCATCACctatgtatgtgtgtatatatatatcgattttttattttttattttttacaaattattgattttagatTACATTTCATACGGATAAAATTCCTAGAAAATAATGTCAATCAATctatcaaaattaagaaaataggaTAAAACACCACATATACTTAAACAACcacaagaacaaaaataaatcaagaattgAACTCCCATTACAATGATTTAAATAACTTAAGATCATATAAATAAGAAcgaaaacaaataattaagtaaaacgatataatgtttttttcatatgatttaatttaatttgatgcaaatttaaaaaagatataatctaaaataagtcacaaaaatttcaaagcttataaattattcaaaaatgtAGTCTAAAGATGGAATGAGTATTCTGTTTATACTGTAGATAAGTTTTACATGCATATTgtgattctttttttcttagtttttcacTCGATGTTAGATGTTTATATTGAAATTCCAGTTAATTCAAATCACACATTACAAGGTCTATTACGAAGGTTATACTCTCAAAcaagattttatttatatttagagCTTGAACTAAAAATCTTTGAtttaaattaggaaaaaaaacctcacaacatattttataatatttcctgctatttaaaaaaaattacaaaaatccttACTTTCTCCTATTCTCGAATACATCACTTTATACTACCTTCCAAGGACCTAAGtgtaattattatttactttaCAAGTCCCTCTTTATTTATACTTTAATCCCTATTCTAGAAAAGTCTACACTTTATACGATTCCAAACACTTTAAGTTATTCTAGAGTCTTCTTGGAAAATCTAGAAGTTCTCCGCAAACGTCTCCAAAACTCTAGACCCTTCCGGCCCTATTCAAACGCAATATTTAATTGTGATGTGGCGGGACGTGAATAAAATTAAGTTTTACTAGTAataatcaaatatcaaattcaattcTAGTATGAAATTCAATAGATTTTgcttaaataacatattttataataaatatatacaaatgttAAAGCTAAAATTCAGATATTATTTCGTGCCTGAGTTTTAAAGGGGTGAgtaaaattcttttttcagCGGATTAAGTCATTATCACTTAAAATTATCTGAAtattgttatttaaaattttaggttttatcacttaaattatgattatgaaatttacttcttataattataaaattcaattgTTATACTCTTTAGAAACAATAGTGTATAACACACTATAAACCCATTATTGTGGCTAATTGTTTATGATCGAAATTTAGAGACACACCTAAAGTTAATTAAGATAATAAGATTTAAGTTGAGGTTTAGGATTTCGATTATAGTCAGGTGCTTATCATTTAAACTATTGATGTGTGACATTCTATGTCAATTATCAATAAATTCAGACGTAATATTCATTAAAAACACAATACAATACTAATATGTTGTGAAATCAATTGACACTTAAGATTGAGTAAATGAGAGTTGTTTTATACAAAATcgagaaaatattatatttctttaagatttttgactttttttagaGTTGCCACTTAAACAGACATATTTTATAACATGAAGCAAACATATATATCTTCacgattatatatatatatatatgtttgcttCATGTTATTAAACTTTGAGGCAATAACTAgctaaaatatttcaaattttatatcttattaTTCCGTAGTGTACGAGTCTAATTTGGTAATTAAGTGAAATTATACAAGTCTATTATGAATTTCGCATAAAGTACAAAAAGTTAAACAATTTTAGGTACTAATTATAtcttatatagaaaattttcCAAGTTACCACACTTGCTAGGTCCACATGATAATGTCACTGAGGCCGAAAATTGGGtaaaagttatttataaaataagtccaggaggtaataggaccttagtataagtgtgtctctgggttttcgggcatagattgaggggttacttgtgcattatttctattatttatgCCAATActtttgcaaacatcaagttgcgagataaCAATATGTACACATGAGATCATCTAGAAGAATTATCTATTAGAATCATTAAGTATCTAAATAATTCAAAGGTGGATGAATAGGTCCATAAATActtgatatttattaaatttcactTGTTAAGTTATATGACTTACATGTTTTGAACGAGACCTCTCCATTTCCAAAGTACCTATAATTACCACGTGTCATAATTAAGAATTGaaaattgagatttaatttaccAAATTAAGGCCTAACCAAGATTAGAATAgcaaataatttctttattttattttttttaaaaatgtcaataaaaattgaaaaaaaaaaaaagctttgtTGTTTCAGCACTCTATGAACTGTGTTCCGAGTGTGTGTTATGGAAGAAGAGTTTAATCCCAAAGCAGGGATTACTCCATTTTGAAGAGCAGTTTCAGTTTGATGTCTACACTTCATCTATGGCTGTTCCAACCCTTGTTGTGCACTCACGTAATACTATGGTAAGCCTTTTTTTCTGTTTGTTTTGAGTTCCCCCATTTCTATCAGTATATATATGCTTTTAACAAAGCTGCTATCTTGAATTTGAGTGTGCCTTGTTTGTAATTTAGTTGTTTTCTTTGTAATTGTGAAAACATATTAGAGGTGGAGCCAAGATTTCATCTTTATAGGTTTCGGATTTTAGAATCACTACTTTGCTAACAAGTAAGTCTGAGTTAAGGGCAGCCTGGTTGCACTAAGCTTCCACTATCACATTGAGGCTTATGGACAAAACCTTACCTTTGTTTTGTGGCTTGAACCCGCGAACCCTAACATCTTTAATGATATGAGTATGAGAACTTGAACCCAGCTTGAGGAGTTAGCTTCTTTTGTTTTACCATTAGCTTCTACCCAAaacggaaacaacctctctacctccttGAGGAAGGGGTAAGGTTTGCGTACATTCTAACTTGGAGGTTGACTGATGGTAGTCCATTGGAGTAATCTCCTCCATAAGGAGTTGGCAAATGCACAGTCAAAAAATATGTGCTCCTCTTGTTTCATCATCCTGCTTACACATAATACATTTTAGGGTCTACTTGCATTCTCCATTTCAGCAACCTATCTGTTGTAAGGAGTCTGTTCTGGATTTGCAGCCATAAGATTAAAATGGCTTTAGGTCTTGCTAAGTTGCGACATACGAGACCTCTTCAATCAACCTTTGGGTCATCACCTAGCATTTGATTATAGGTTTGCCTTATCTTGCTTCTCCTGCCATCAATAGCATGATGCAATTCATGTAGGTGATCCTTTGCTCCAAGAACTTTTCTAACCATCCAAGATTGTTTCTGTTTGGCTGGTGGATGAGTTTGTTTTGTCCTTGGTTGGCCAACTTGCTTGGGTTTATCCTTGTGACAGTTATGTCCCACCATCATACAACCTTCACAGTACTCAGGCTTCCAGTCAAATACAATCACTTGTTGGAATGATTGACCACGAGCATCCATGACCTTAATCTCTGTAGGGATTGACTTGGTGATATCCACCTCTATAAGCATTCGAGCATAGGATATCCTTGTTTGTTTGGTTGTACATTCATCCGCAAATATTGGAATTCCTATCACACTAGCAATTCTACTAAGAGAGTCACACCCCCAACAATTTAATGGCAACTATGGAAACGTTACCCAAAGGAGGATTTCAGTCAATAACTCtgatttgaagtcaagtttggGTGTCCATTGTTTTGAGATTATAGGGTTATTGTTTATGCTGTATAGCCCTGTGAATAAGATCTCCTTCAAGTCAGGTTCAGATTGAAATTTCACCACATAATAGCCCTCATCATGGTAAAACAGGTCAGAGTTTGCCACATTAGCCCATGTTTGTGAGATAAATcacttcatataattttttttttttgatgacaagggtacccgcagccgctacccttagggtgcgcacagggtaaaatCCCCGCTCCTATgaaatagctcgcaaaccacataggagaggtaactcGCACTAGGCAAGCCATGGTGCAACAAGCgcgacccagaaggcaaaccccctGCTTTCGCTGGCAaagggtttcgaacttgagacctccaacatggaagtcccaagctaCATCCTGGCATTTCCCCAATAACATACAAAACCAGCGAGTGTTTCCACTTCACTTCTTCTTTCTACTTC
This DNA window, taken from Solanum lycopersicum chromosome 5, SLM_r2.1, encodes the following:
- the LOC100736476 gene encoding mitogen-activated protein kinase 17; protein product: MTMPFKEFFTEYGEAHQYEIQEVVGKGSYGVVASAVDTHTGKKVAIKKINNVFEHVSEATRILREIKLLRLLRHPDIVEIKHILLPPCPREFKDIYVVFELMECDLQHVIKANGSLSPAHYQFFLYQLLRGLKYMHTANVFHRDLKPKNILANADCKLKLCDFGLARAAFGDTPFAIFWTDYVATRWYRAPELCGSFYSKYTPAVDMWSIGCIFAEMLTKQPLFPGDDVVHQLDLITDLLGSPSTEVISRIKNDKARIHLSSMTKKAPVPLSQKFPDIDPLALKLLESLIAFDPKDRPSAEEALAHPYFRGLANIENEPSARPISKSEFDFERRKLSKEDITELIYREILEYHPQMLQEYLQGTEHTSFLYPSGVDCFKEQFDLLEGDGRNITHHPRRYTSLPRERVYVSIDEETDQHDDYERHVETVVAHNRLPSQRGSDEINRADSSNENEGHSQNELSPTSNTARCLIRSASISFSKCIGAVWDDCEDTTYKRYDNGISRSSKEPATLYA